From a single Myxococcus fulvus genomic region:
- a CDS encoding putative quinol monooxygenase produces MSLLVICEFKTRTGGETEFLRAARALASVAATEPGTLRYQWFTTQKPGHYSIIEEYVDADAAETHNNHVGALLRELFAASDLVSISFFGELNAYLREWATGREGVAVNVAL; encoded by the coding sequence ATGAGCCTTCTGGTGATTTGTGAATTCAAGACACGGACCGGCGGGGAGACGGAGTTCCTCCGGGCGGCGCGGGCATTGGCGTCCGTCGCCGCGACAGAACCGGGAACCCTGCGCTACCAGTGGTTCACCACGCAGAAGCCCGGTCACTATTCGATCATCGAGGAGTACGTGGACGCTGACGCGGCCGAAACACATAACAACCACGTGGGCGCACTGCTCCGGGAACTCTTCGCGGCGTCGGACCTGGTGTCGATATCGTTCTTCGGGGAGCTCAACGCGTACTTGCGCGAGTGGGCGACCGGGCGTGAGGGTGTCGCGGTCAACGTCGCGTTGTGA
- a CDS encoding winged helix-turn-helix transcriptional regulator produces the protein MPRDTEDAPVYRADCPTRTILDQIGDKWSMMVLAVLRPSPKRFNGIKRQLEGITQRVLTQTLRKLERNGMVLRRVIDGSPPGVEYTITPLGRSLQEPFGALYDWTLAHIDTIQKHQESYDRDAVVTTRRPD, from the coding sequence ATGCCGAGAGATACTGAAGACGCGCCCGTCTACCGAGCCGACTGCCCCACCCGCACGATTCTCGACCAGATTGGCGACAAGTGGTCGATGATGGTCCTCGCCGTGCTGCGGCCCTCGCCGAAGCGGTTCAATGGCATCAAGCGACAGCTCGAGGGCATCACCCAGCGCGTGCTGACCCAGACGCTGCGAAAGCTTGAGCGCAATGGGATGGTCCTCCGACGCGTCATCGACGGCTCGCCGCCGGGCGTCGAGTACACCATCACCCCTCTTGGCAGGTCGCTCCAGGAGCCCTTCGGGGCACTGTACGATTGGACCCTCGCGCACATCGACACGATCCAGAAGCACCAGGAGTCCTACGACCGCGATGCGGTGGTCACGACTCGCCGTCCCGACTGA
- a CDS encoding SDR family NAD(P)-dependent oxidoreductase: protein MKRFKDKVVVITGGSDGIGLATAKAFAAEGAHVYVTGRRKERLDAAVNEIGGATVGIQGDVSNLSDLDRLYERIQRDHGRVDVVFANAGISETAALGEIDERHFDRVFSTNVKGMVFSVQKALPLMTRGGTVILAGSVSGSKGLPGLSVYNATKAAIRSLARTWTTDLKSRGIRVNVISPGMIETPAMQTYLQNNVGAEDVLKQMTPLGRLGQAEDIANAVLFLASNESSFVAGAEFFVDGGVLAV, encoded by the coding sequence ATGAAGCGTTTCAAGGACAAGGTCGTGGTCATCACCGGTGGAAGTGACGGTATCGGGCTCGCGACGGCCAAGGCCTTTGCCGCCGAGGGAGCCCACGTCTACGTCACCGGGCGCAGGAAGGAGAGGCTCGACGCGGCGGTCAACGAGATTGGTGGCGCCACCGTCGGCATCCAAGGAGACGTCAGCAATCTCTCCGACCTCGACCGCCTCTACGAGCGGATCCAGCGAGACCACGGGAGGGTCGATGTCGTGTTCGCCAACGCGGGTATCTCCGAAACCGCGGCGCTGGGTGAAATCGATGAGAGACACTTCGACCGCGTGTTCAGCACGAACGTGAAGGGCATGGTCTTCAGCGTGCAGAAGGCGCTACCGCTCATGACCCGCGGAGGTACGGTCATCCTCGCCGGCTCGGTCAGCGGCAGCAAAGGACTGCCGGGGCTGTCGGTCTACAACGCGACAAAGGCCGCGATTCGTTCGCTCGCGCGAACCTGGACGACCGATTTGAAGAGTCGAGGGATTCGCGTCAACGTGATTTCACCGGGGATGATTGAAACGCCCGCGATGCAGACGTACCTCCAGAACAACGTGGGGGCCGAGGATGTGTTGAAGCAGATGACGCCGCTCGGGCGACTCGGCCAGGCGGAGGACATCGCGAACGCGGTGTTGTTCCTCGCATCCAACGAGAGCAGCTTCGTGGCGGGCGCCGAGTTCTTCGTGGATGGTGGTGTCCTGGCGGTCTAG
- a CDS encoding dihydrofolate reductase family protein, which produces MGLLTFGLNVTLDGCIDHTQGIADDELHDYWRQRMEQSGAMLFGRNTYELMEGAWPAVARDEQAPRAMREWAQRLDEKVKYVVSGSRSDFPWQNTVKVEGDLREAILALKAKTERGVLVGAPKLAAALEEWGLIDEYRIVVHPIISGRGPTLFHGLSSARQLELLSTQRFKSGVQALHLRRKAG; this is translated from the coding sequence ATGGGCCTCCTCACCTTCGGTCTCAATGTGACGCTGGACGGGTGCATCGATCACACCCAGGGAATCGCGGACGACGAGCTGCACGACTATTGGAGGCAGCGCATGGAGCAGAGCGGGGCGATGCTCTTCGGGCGCAACACCTACGAGCTGATGGAGGGCGCCTGGCCCGCGGTGGCACGCGACGAACAGGCGCCGCGCGCGATGCGCGAGTGGGCGCAGCGGCTCGATGAGAAGGTGAAGTATGTCGTGTCGGGCTCGCGGAGCGACTTCCCGTGGCAGAACACGGTCAAGGTGGAGGGTGACCTCCGCGAGGCCATCCTGGCGCTGAAGGCGAAGACCGAGCGGGGTGTCCTGGTCGGCGCGCCCAAGCTCGCGGCTGCGCTCGAGGAGTGGGGGCTCATCGACGAGTACCGCATCGTCGTTCATCCCATCATCAGCGGCCGCGGGCCGACGCTGTTTCATGGCCTGTCGAGCGCGCGGCAGCTCGAGCTCCTCTCGACGCAGCGGTTCAAGTCCGGCGTGCAGGCGCTCCACCTCCGTCGCAAGGCGGGCTGA
- a CDS encoding WD40 repeat domain-containing protein, translated as MKQDRHLRRPSTKLEGHSTPILAADWLPDSSRLVSAAAEDSTVRIWDIAVARTLAAFTVAEGLDKLRLFPTGNLLVATFEDRVARVYALDSGRALERAPLAARPKALVVSPDGVVYWAGHAANGDGVWSWTPGSTPKPLLKDIHTFEPTCGLSLSDDGTKLWCFFEWDLVVLDARTGQELSRFKGARDEALGPGFVLPRGPRVVGVKSRLNRDDEVVRPRLYRWDHETGGADWSSEILGYGHGQETLLAMARSTRWLAASGPEGVTLVSSRSGRVLGVLPCKVSPRDISCLSVSPNDRFVAVGTSQGDLVVHDLGDADLESALAVPGIPKRSRKGNPLLLRLQKRPGLWLRVHANGDLEKAEGDARTDSVIMTLDAQGGDAAVAPSFLASELRRRLWSCDLSRPLSSKRAHAVQVFDGTDLVVEGVIGIEGSENELGFDSAPDSVGERVEGEPSARRILDGIKDLLSSLPGDWD; from the coding sequence GTGAAGCAGGACAGACACCTTCGCAGGCCGAGCACGAAGCTCGAGGGCCACTCCACGCCCATCCTCGCCGCGGACTGGCTCCCGGACTCGTCCCGGCTCGTCTCGGCGGCGGCGGAGGACTCCACGGTCCGCATATGGGACATCGCGGTCGCGCGGACCCTGGCGGCATTCACGGTCGCCGAGGGGCTCGACAAGCTCCGGCTGTTCCCGACGGGGAACCTGCTGGTCGCGACCTTCGAGGACCGGGTCGCCCGGGTGTACGCGCTGGATTCCGGCAGGGCGCTGGAGCGCGCACCCCTGGCGGCGCGTCCCAAGGCGCTGGTGGTCTCTCCGGACGGCGTCGTGTACTGGGCGGGCCATGCCGCCAATGGCGACGGGGTCTGGTCGTGGACGCCGGGCTCGACTCCGAAGCCGCTCCTGAAGGACATCCACACGTTCGAGCCCACCTGTGGCCTGTCGCTCTCCGACGACGGGACAAAGCTGTGGTGCTTCTTCGAGTGGGACCTCGTGGTGCTCGATGCGCGGACAGGACAGGAGCTCTCGCGGTTCAAGGGAGCGCGGGACGAGGCCCTCGGACCGGGCTTCGTGTTGCCGAGGGGGCCTCGTGTGGTGGGCGTGAAGTCGCGCCTCAACCGGGATGACGAGGTGGTCCGGCCGCGCCTCTACAGGTGGGACCACGAGACCGGTGGGGCGGACTGGAGTTCGGAGATCCTGGGGTATGGCCACGGTCAGGAAACGTTGCTGGCGATGGCCCGGAGCACGCGCTGGCTCGCGGCCAGCGGCCCGGAGGGCGTGACGCTCGTTTCGAGTCGTAGCGGGCGGGTGCTCGGGGTGCTGCCATGCAAGGTGTCCCCGAGGGACATCTCCTGCCTGAGCGTGTCTCCGAATGACCGCTTCGTCGCGGTGGGCACCTCGCAGGGCGACCTGGTCGTCCACGACCTCGGCGACGCTGACCTCGAAAGTGCTCTGGCGGTGCCGGGCATTCCCAAGCGCTCACGCAAAGGCAATCCGCTCCTGCTGCGGCTGCAGAAACGGCCGGGACTGTGGCTCCGGGTGCATGCGAATGGCGACCTCGAGAAGGCCGAAGGCGACGCCCGCACCGACTCGGTCATCATGACCCTGGACGCCCAGGGAGGAGATGCGGCCGTCGCCCCTTCCTTCCTCGCCTCGGAGCTCCGCAGGCGCCTCTGGTCGTGCGACCTCTCGCGGCCTTTGTCCTCGAAGAGGGCCCATGCCGTGCAGGTCTTCGACGGAACGGATCTGGTCGTCGAGGGCGTTATCGGAATCGAGGGCTCCGAGAACGAGCTCGGCTTTGACAGTGCCCCCGACAGTGTCGGGGAGCGGGTCGAAGGAGAGCCCAGCGCGCGGAGAATCCTCGATGGCATCAAGGACCTGCTGTCGTCGCTGCCGGGCGACTGGGATTGA
- a CDS encoding sensor histidine kinase translates to MPGPSEELQELRRQARDLAALLTLPALWRGLPPAFVASSLVDVLRNVLRPDVVCVSMDVAAGESRAETHWPPVPANVVREACQRWCREAPSNTPWSVAHPLQPGSLRLFLLHPEGLATGTGVVVVGSAREDFPNQQDRYLLQVAVGQAVISINDAELLARERRARSEAQEAVRLRDEFLTVAAHELRTPLTSLRLQHELMARALPPEDLTRVKGRLLGAQRQVSRLSELVDSLMNVSRITAGKLQLDLTDVDLVRVVREAVERLREIFHQAGCDVEVLVEGPISGQWDAFQLGQVVVNLLTNAAKYGAGKPIRVVLAADAEHARITVRDEGIGIAPEALPRLFGKFERAVSERHYGGLGIGLFICRQVVEALGGHISVESTPMVGSSFTVVLPRVVSEPGRAHEMG, encoded by the coding sequence GTGCCCGGACCTTCTGAAGAGCTGCAAGAACTGCGTCGGCAAGCCCGCGACCTCGCCGCGCTGCTCACGCTACCGGCGCTCTGGAGAGGGCTGCCGCCGGCCTTCGTCGCTTCGAGTCTGGTGGATGTGCTCCGCAACGTGCTCCGGCCCGATGTCGTCTGCGTGAGCATGGACGTTGCCGCGGGGGAGTCTCGGGCCGAGACGCATTGGCCCCCGGTGCCCGCCAACGTGGTTCGCGAGGCCTGTCAGCGTTGGTGCAGGGAGGCTCCGAGCAACACGCCGTGGTCGGTGGCCCACCCGCTTCAGCCCGGCTCGCTGCGGCTGTTCCTGCTTCACCCCGAAGGGTTGGCGACAGGCACGGGCGTCGTGGTCGTGGGGAGCGCACGCGAGGACTTCCCGAATCAGCAGGACCGCTATCTGCTGCAGGTGGCCGTGGGACAGGCCGTCATCTCCATCAACGACGCGGAGCTGCTCGCGCGGGAGCGCCGTGCCCGGAGCGAGGCCCAGGAGGCGGTGCGTCTGCGCGACGAGTTCCTCACCGTGGCGGCCCACGAGTTGAGGACGCCCCTGACCTCACTGCGCCTGCAGCATGAGCTCATGGCGCGCGCGCTGCCTCCGGAGGACCTGACCCGGGTCAAGGGCCGACTGCTCGGCGCCCAGCGCCAGGTGTCGCGGCTGTCGGAGCTGGTCGACAGTCTCATGAATGTCAGCCGTATCACCGCGGGCAAGCTGCAGCTGGACCTGACCGACGTCGACCTCGTTCGCGTCGTGCGGGAGGCGGTCGAGCGACTGCGGGAGATATTCCACCAGGCCGGTTGTGACGTCGAGGTGTTGGTGGAAGGCCCCATTTCAGGCCAGTGGGACGCGTTCCAGCTCGGTCAGGTGGTGGTCAATCTGCTGACGAACGCAGCGAAGTATGGGGCGGGAAAACCCATCCGCGTGGTCCTGGCCGCCGACGCGGAGCACGCGCGCATCACGGTTCGAGACGAGGGCATCGGCATCGCGCCGGAGGCCCTTCCGCGGCTCTTCGGAAAGTTCGAGCGCGCTGTCTCGGAGCGCCACTACGGCGGGCTCGGAATCGGGCTGTTCATCTGCCGGCAGGTGGTCGAGGCGCTGGGCGGGCACATCTCCGTGGAGAGCACGCCGATGGTGGGGTCCAGCTTCACGGTGGTCTTGCCTCGTGTTGTTTCCGAGCCAGGGCGCGCACACGAGATGGGGTGA
- a CDS encoding MEDS domain-containing protein yields the protein MTLGGRRLDPHFHACAFFHGAQEEYRVLAPFIQEGLTSGEKALHVTDPRLVDDHVENLKATGIDVEGCCASGQLEVLTWEHGYLKDGGFDPDSMFALFEQAITQSEAAGYPRMRIIGHMEWALEKRSGVEQLIAYEARVNDFLNEKKQPAVCVYDVQRFDAATMMDVLRTHPMVLIGGMLHENPFFVPPHEFLRDLQARTA from the coding sequence GTGACGCTTGGGGGACGTCGGCTCGATCCCCACTTTCATGCCTGCGCCTTCTTCCATGGCGCACAGGAGGAATACCGGGTCCTCGCGCCTTTCATCCAAGAGGGCCTGACGAGCGGCGAGAAGGCGCTCCACGTCACGGACCCTCGCCTGGTCGACGACCATGTCGAGAACCTCAAGGCGACGGGAATCGACGTGGAGGGGTGCTGCGCCAGCGGCCAGCTCGAGGTGCTGACCTGGGAACATGGTTACCTCAAGGACGGGGGCTTCGACCCCGATTCGATGTTCGCCCTCTTCGAGCAGGCCATCACCCAGAGCGAGGCCGCGGGTTATCCTCGCATGCGCATCATCGGGCATATGGAGTGGGCGCTCGAGAAGCGGTCGGGCGTCGAGCAGCTCATCGCGTACGAAGCCCGGGTCAACGACTTCCTCAACGAGAAGAAGCAGCCCGCGGTGTGTGTGTACGACGTCCAGCGCTTCGATGCCGCCACGATGATGGATGTGCTGCGCACCCATCCCATGGTCCTCATCGGGGGGATGCTGCATGAGAACCCCTTCTTTGTCCCTCCGCACGAGTTCCTGCGTGACCTTCAAGCGCGCACCGCCTGA
- a CDS encoding TfuA-like protein: MTMYVFTGPTLPVAEARAELDAIYLPPAAQGDVYRVALERPSAIGIIDGYFERVPSIWHKEILWALSQGIAVFGASSMGALRASELSVFGMVGVGDIFESFHRGELEDDDEVAVVHGPGEDGFRPLSEAMVNVRATLKAAEAQGLIGPALHQTLVRVAKALFYPDRVWPRVLAGAAGEGASREALEALRGWLPGGRVDQKKRDALSLLRVMRAHLEAPPATSRPPPPFERTDAWVAMESRTERRTPGAPELAGAREDLLDELRLSGGFEQAWQGALGRALALELTRRMGRVVPPEVSRQTIEDFRRERGLFEGADLQRWLDSQRLERSESFFHDEALVRWVRTMFASDAERCLADHLRTTGALGALLARAEDKRRVLTTRCLEEPELSGVGLTEEALWRWYFEEHLRSAIPPDLERHARAAGFDSTALLRRAALREYVYSSERG, translated from the coding sequence ATGACGATGTATGTCTTCACGGGCCCCACGCTCCCAGTGGCGGAGGCGCGCGCCGAACTGGACGCCATCTATCTGCCTCCCGCCGCGCAGGGAGACGTGTATCGCGTCGCGCTGGAGCGGCCTTCGGCCATTGGCATCATCGACGGGTACTTCGAGCGCGTGCCCTCCATCTGGCACAAGGAGATTCTCTGGGCGCTGTCCCAGGGCATCGCCGTCTTCGGCGCCTCGAGCATGGGCGCGCTGCGGGCGTCGGAGCTGTCGGTGTTCGGCATGGTGGGCGTGGGCGACATCTTCGAGTCCTTCCACCGGGGCGAGCTGGAAGACGACGACGAGGTCGCGGTGGTGCATGGGCCGGGGGAGGATGGCTTTCGTCCGTTGTCCGAGGCGATGGTCAACGTCCGCGCCACGCTGAAGGCCGCCGAGGCCCAGGGGCTCATCGGGCCCGCGTTGCATCAGACGCTGGTGCGGGTGGCCAAGGCCCTGTTCTATCCGGACCGCGTCTGGCCGCGCGTGCTGGCCGGGGCAGCTGGGGAGGGGGCCTCACGGGAGGCGTTGGAGGCCCTGCGCGGCTGGTTGCCAGGGGGGCGGGTGGACCAGAAGAAGCGGGACGCGCTCTCGCTGCTGCGGGTGATGCGGGCGCACCTGGAGGCGCCGCCAGCAACCTCGCGTCCTCCGCCCCCGTTCGAGCGGACGGACGCGTGGGTGGCCATGGAGAGCCGCACGGAGCGGCGAACACCCGGAGCGCCGGAGCTGGCGGGCGCGCGCGAGGACCTCCTGGACGAACTGCGGCTGTCGGGAGGCTTCGAACAAGCCTGGCAGGGCGCGCTGGGCCGGGCGCTCGCGCTGGAGCTGACGCGGCGGATGGGACGGGTCGTTCCGCCGGAAGTGTCGCGGCAGACAATCGAGGACTTCCGCCGCGAGCGGGGGCTCTTCGAGGGGGCGGACCTCCAGCGCTGGCTCGACTCGCAGCGGCTGGAGCGGTCCGAGTCGTTCTTCCATGACGAGGCCCTGGTGCGGTGGGTGCGGACGATGTTCGCGTCGGATGCCGAGCGGTGCCTCGCGGACCACCTGCGTACGACAGGGGCGCTGGGGGCGTTGCTGGCGCGCGCGGAGGACAAGCGGCGGGTGCTGACGACACGGTGCCTGGAGGAGCCGGAGCTGTCCGGGGTCGGGCTGACCGAGGAGGCGCTGTGGCGCTGGTACTTCGAGGAGCACCTGCGGAGTGCCATCCCGCCGGACCTCGAACGGCATGCACGGGCCGCGGGCTTCGACAGCACGGCGCTCCTGCGGCGGGCGGCGCTGCGTGAGTATGTCTATTCGAGTGAGCGAGGGTGA
- a CDS encoding YcaO-like family protein, with translation MTPKAFRQGTHRLMPPSETVARLKPLLPAMGITRIANVTGLDTLGIPVVMVCRPQARSLSVSQGKGLDIDAAKASGVMESVELFHAERIQAPLLLASARELSGSRPLIDLAALPRLSVSGFHADLSLLWLEGFDLVRGGRPWLPYELVHMNFTVPLPPGSGSFLMGSRGLASGNHPMEAVSHGICELVEHDAATLWRSLEDEARLRTRLRLDTVDDADCLGLLERYARAGVEVVVWETTSDVGIPSFRCTIDEREPDPARPIAPMSGMGCHPVREVALLRALTEAAQSRLTFISGARDDIRHGAFGGGGGAEGVRRWRERTRTERPTRHFHEAPTFHGDTLEADVDWALKRLVAAGLEQVVAVDLSRPEFRIAVCRVVIPGLEPLDDTPGYIPGERARRARERDA, from the coding sequence GTGACGCCGAAGGCGTTCCGGCAGGGCACGCATCGGCTCATGCCTCCCTCGGAGACGGTGGCGCGCCTGAAGCCGCTGCTCCCCGCCATGGGCATCACCCGCATCGCCAACGTCACCGGGCTGGACACCCTCGGGATTCCGGTGGTGATGGTGTGTCGGCCCCAGGCGCGCTCCTTGTCCGTGTCGCAGGGCAAGGGGCTGGACATCGACGCGGCGAAGGCGTCGGGGGTGATGGAGTCCGTGGAGCTCTTCCACGCCGAGCGCATCCAGGCACCGCTGCTGCTCGCCAGCGCGAGAGAGCTGTCCGGCTCGCGGCCGCTCATCGACCTGGCGGCGCTGCCCCGCCTGTCCGTGAGTGGCTTCCACGCGGACCTGTCGCTCCTGTGGCTGGAGGGCTTCGACCTGGTGCGCGGCGGGCGGCCGTGGCTCCCCTACGAGCTGGTCCACATGAACTTCACCGTACCGCTGCCGCCGGGCAGCGGCTCGTTCCTGATGGGCTCGCGGGGGCTGGCCTCCGGCAACCACCCCATGGAGGCGGTGAGCCACGGCATCTGCGAGCTGGTGGAGCATGACGCGGCCACCTTGTGGCGCTCGCTGGAGGACGAGGCGCGGCTGCGCACGCGGCTGCGCCTGGACACGGTGGACGACGCGGACTGTCTGGGTTTGCTGGAGCGCTATGCGCGTGCCGGGGTGGAGGTGGTGGTCTGGGAGACCACCTCGGACGTGGGCATCCCGAGCTTCCGGTGCACCATCGACGAGCGTGAGCCCGACCCGGCGCGCCCCATCGCGCCCATGAGCGGGATGGGCTGTCACCCTGTGCGGGAGGTGGCCCTGTTGCGCGCGCTGACGGAGGCCGCGCAGAGCCGCCTCACCTTCATCTCCGGGGCGCGCGACGACATCCGCCACGGGGCCTTCGGCGGTGGGGGAGGCGCGGAGGGGGTGCGACGTTGGCGAGAGCGGACCCGGACGGAGCGGCCCACGCGTCACTTCCACGAAGCCCCCACCTTCCACGGCGACACGCTCGAGGCGGACGTGGACTGGGCGCTGAAGCGATTGGTGGCGGCGGGGCTGGAGCAGGTGGTGGCCGTGGACCTCTCACGCCCCGAGTTCCGGATCGCGGTCTGTCGGGTGGTCATCCCCGGGCTGGAGCCCCTCGATGACACGCCGGGCTACATTCCCGGCGAGCGTGCCCGACGGGCGCGGGAGCGTGACGCATGA